The Devosia sp. genome segment CCAGCGCGAGGTCGCCCGAGACGGGCGCGAACCAGCGCTTGATGCGCTCGGGCCGGGTGACCGCCTCCCACAGATCGGCAATATCGGTGTTGTAGGTTCGCGAGGCGATGACGGCCTTGGCAGACTGGCCGTCCTTTTCCACATTGCGCACCTCGCGCTGCGTTGCGCCGAGATGGTCTGCGATATCGAAAGCCATGGCTCACTCCTTATTTCGTATTTCACTTATATAAGGAGTGGCTGATATTGTAAAGGCGCCGGAATCGTCACCGCCCGGCGTTGTAAACGGGGGTCGCCGCTTGCGCGGGAATGACACGGGGGTAGGGCAGGCCAGCCTGGTAAAAGGCCCCCCCTTGCGGCGGGGCCAATACGTGTTCAGCCCTGAAAGCGATCAGTAGCCGTCGGCATTGTTGCCGACCAGGATTTCACGCTTGCCGGCATGATTGGCCGGGCTGATGACGCCTTCCTGCTCCATGCGCTCGATGAGGGTCGCAGCCTTGTTGTAGCCGATGCCCAGACGCCGCTGCACATAGGAGGTCGAGGCCTTTTTGTCGGTGAGCACGATGTGGACGGCCTTGTCGTAGAGCTCGTCGCCCGAACCGCTGCCGCTGCCATAACTGCCGGCTTCGTCGCCGCCGAACTCACCGCCCTCTTCGTCTTCCTCGGTGATGTTGTCGAGATAGTCGGGCGTGCCCTGGCTCTTGAGGTGATTGACCACCGCCTCGACTTCACTGTCGGCCACGAAGGCGCCGTGCAGGCGCTTGGTGCGGCCGCCCGAGGCCATGTAGAGCATGTCGCCATTGCCCAGGAGCTGTTCGGCACCCTGCTCGCCCAGAATGGTGCGCGAGTCGATCTTGGAGGTCACCATGAACGAGATGCGCGTGGGGAAATTGGCCTTGATGGTGCCGGTGATGACGTCCACGGACGGGCGCTGGGTCGCGGTGACCATGTGGATGCCGGCAGCGCGGGCCATCTGCGCCAGGCGCTGGATGGCGCCTTCGATATCCTTGCCGGCCACCATCATCAGGTCGGCCATTTCGTCGACGATGATGACGATATAGGGCAAGGGTTCGAGATCGAACTCTTCGCTTTCAAAGATCGCCTCGCCGGTCTCGCGGTCGAAACCGGTCTGCACGGTGCGGGTGATGCTCTTGCCGTCTTTCTTGGCCTCGGTAACGCGCTGATTGAAGCCGTCGATGTTGCGCACACCGATCTTGCTCATCTTGCGATAGCGATCTTCCATCTCGCGCACCGCCCATTTGAGCGCCACAACCGCCTTGTGCGGATCGGTCACGACCGGCGTCAGCAGATGCGGGATGCCGTCATAGATCGAGAGTTCGAGCATTTTCGGATCGATCATGATCATGCGGCACTGCTCGGGCGTCATCTGGTAGAGCAGCGACAGGATGAAGGTGTTGATGCCCACCGACTTGCCCGAGCCGGTGGTGCCGGCGATGAGCAGGTGGGGCATACGCGCCAGGTCCGCGATCACCGGCTCGCCGCCAATGGTCTTGCCCAGGCAAATGGGGAGCTTGCCCTTCATCTTCTCGAAATCGGAAGAGGCCAGCATCTCGCGGAAGAACACCGTTTCGCGATTGTGGTTGGGCAGTTCGATGCCGATGGCATTGCGGCCCGGCACCACGGCGACACGGGCAGAAATGGCGCTCATCGAGCGGGCAATATCATCGGCCAGCGAAATCACCCGGCTCGACTTGATGCCCGGAGCCGGCTCAAGCTCGAACAGGGTCACGACCGGACCGGGGCGGACATTGATGATGTCGCCCTTGACGCCAAAATCGCCCAGAACTTCCTCGAGCCGCCGCGCCATTTCCTCGAGCCGCTCGGGGGCATGTTCCGGCGAGGGGCCTGTGCGCTTGGGCTCGGCCAAAAGGCTCAGCTCGGGCAGTTCGAACCCGGCGGGTTCGTCGAGGAACGAGCCCTGTGCTTCGCGGAAGACGCGCTGGCCCTGGGCCGGGCGCGGGGCGGGTGCCGAAACCGGCACCTGAGCGCGCGGGGCGGGCGCAGGCGCGCCATGATCGACCGGATGGAACCGCGAATCGCCACGACGGGTCTGATTGGGGACCGGCGCATCAGGCGCGAACGGGGCGTCGTCTGCCTCGATTTCCTCCGGGTAGTCTATGGCGGTGTCGTCATAGTCGCTGGCGGCACCGATGCGAGAAGCCGGGCGCGGCGCCATGCTCGGTTCGAAGGCAGGCTCGGCCGGGGCATGGATGCGCCGCTGCGGCACGGACATGCGCGGTTCATCGGCATAGTCATGGCCCGATGCCGACATGCTCGG includes the following:
- a CDS encoding DNA translocase FtsK, with protein sequence MPSHPVPTLDEIRPVPARAKASSGRARAVPTPPPAIAIRIPLRLAGVILLAVATIVLVSLASWSVDDPSLSYATDKIAANWLGYPGAVIADVAFQFLGLASLVMIVPLALWGWAMIRRRRPTLMGIRAAAWIGTTVLFAGMMSFIAMPESWPLPTGLGGLAGMGFTNLAGMIAGSDPQPITSTLFAIILAAPALALLWIAMGLGTAVPVARAAEKRGKSATDEADEAEPNPVVEVVLGALVHTGYSIRTAFRRARAEQAARRAAEEQDFAASGQEPSMSASGHDYADEPRMSVPQRRIHAPAEPAFEPSMAPRPASRIGAASDYDDTAIDYPEEIEADDAPFAPDAPVPNQTRRGDSRFHPVDHGAPAPAPRAQVPVSAPAPRPAQGQRVFREAQGSFLDEPAGFELPELSLLAEPKRTGPSPEHAPERLEEMARRLEEVLGDFGVKGDIINVRPGPVVTLFELEPAPGIKSSRVISLADDIARSMSAISARVAVVPGRNAIGIELPNHNRETVFFREMLASSDFEKMKGKLPICLGKTIGGEPVIADLARMPHLLIAGTTGSGKSVGINTFILSLLYQMTPEQCRMIMIDPKMLELSIYDGIPHLLTPVVTDPHKAVVALKWAVREMEDRYRKMSKIGVRNIDGFNQRVTEAKKDGKSITRTVQTGFDRETGEAIFESEEFDLEPLPYIVIIVDEMADLMMVAGKDIEGAIQRLAQMARAAGIHMVTATQRPSVDVITGTIKANFPTRISFMVTSKIDSRTILGEQGAEQLLGNGDMLYMASGGRTKRLHGAFVADSEVEAVVNHLKSQGTPDYLDNITEEDEEGGEFGGDEAGSYGSGSGSGDELYDKAVHIVLTDKKASTSYVQRRLGIGYNKAATLIERMEQEGVISPANHAGKREILVGNNADGY